The following coding sequences are from one Frigoribacterium sp. Leaf415 window:
- a CDS encoding response regulator — MTRASSSGDRVRVLVVEDEPLTAEAHVAYLERLDGFEVVGRARDGRETLDAVRTAGGPDGAGLDLVLLDMNLPDTHGLQLCRALRAAGSTVDVIAITAVRDAAVVRTAVSLGIVQYLIKPFTFATFADRLGAYRSFRESLAEGQGQVTQSDVDSGFATLRRAPAPTLAKGLAPATLEQVVAVLRRGGSPSAGEVADAAGVSRVTARRYLEHLADTGAATREPRYGSPGRPEHGYRWN, encoded by the coding sequence GTGACCCGCGCCTCCTCGTCCGGTGACCGGGTGCGCGTGCTGGTCGTCGAGGACGAGCCCTTGACCGCCGAGGCGCACGTCGCCTACCTCGAGCGGCTGGACGGTTTCGAGGTGGTCGGCCGAGCGCGGGACGGCCGCGAGACCCTCGACGCGGTCCGCACGGCCGGTGGGCCCGACGGAGCAGGCCTCGATCTCGTGCTGCTCGACATGAACCTGCCCGACACGCACGGCCTGCAGCTCTGCCGGGCCCTGCGCGCGGCGGGCTCGACCGTGGACGTCATCGCGATCACGGCCGTGCGGGACGCCGCCGTCGTGCGGACGGCGGTGTCGCTCGGCATCGTCCAGTACCTGATCAAACCGTTCACCTTCGCGACCTTCGCCGACCGGCTCGGGGCCTACCGGTCGTTCCGCGAGTCGCTCGCCGAAGGGCAGGGGCAGGTGACCCAGTCGGACGTCGACTCGGGGTTCGCCACCCTGCGCCGGGCACCGGCGCCGACGCTGGCCAAGGGCCTGGCGCCGGCCACGCTCGAGCAGGTCGTGGCGGTGCTGCGCCGAGGCGGGTCACCGTCGGCGGGAGAAGTGGCCGACGCCGCCGGGGTGTCGCGGGTGACGGCACGCCGATACCTCGAGCACCTCGCCGACACGGGGGCGGCGACCCGCGAACCCCGGTACGGCAGCCCCGGCCGACCCGAGCACGGCTACCGCTGGAACTGA
- a CDS encoding carboxylate--amine ligase/circularly permuted type 2 ATP-grasp protein, with translation MSAELTLGAEEELHLIDLETKRLSARAPHLLTRLPADRYGAELQRTTIETNVPVVTTLDDLRREILTLRRDLVEVTSAEGLAIGAVGTAPRSEFADFELTTTGRYGRMHEQYRLLVDEQLICGLQIHVGVADRDLAVQIAGRIAPVLPALLALSASSPFWNGQDTGYASIRSLIWQRWPSAGATGPMADAAEYDRLLADLIGSGVIADSGMAYFDVRPSSHAPTLELRTCDACPLVDDAVLIAGLYRAAVRRAEIDVEAGRPAEHRAAPLHRAAMWQAARSGLGGELLDLEQHPSRLPAAEAVRQLVTRLRPQLEEFGDWQTVTDLAEATLARGNSADRQRAAFAERGRLDDVVDLVVRETHGPAAGLDAPAPTLVGYRFRAGDEAIGPGLHPRPAYRDVAGFFQELGATEAHARSVARDAWCERAGLGFGVGGDHRAFHCDLVPRIVTRHEWSRLEAGLTQRARAIEAFLRDAYGERRVVADGVLSHEQVVGAAGWRDEATRLPTDAVRAAVQGFDLVRDELGGWRVLEDNVRAPSGAAFSIAVRRLLDEVVPDAPRPTGLLDPTSVFAVLRATLLAHAAPPRGGGDPVGAVLSEGPTSPAWYEHRTLAEGAGLLLLQADDVEVQEARVVDRRTGTVVDALYLRLDRELVDVHAPHDPLLGEHLMDVAAAGGVVLANAPGNGLADDKSMYCAVPDLIWYYLGERPLLESVPTYRTGDPAERIAVLDRVGELVTKPVDGEGGRGVLIGPSGSAAVLAERRADIARDPSGWVAQEVVRLSSHPTLTSTGLQPRHVDLRCFVYLTGTGAGESVLADLGLTRVAPEGSMIVNSSQGGGAKDTWIVGG, from the coding sequence ATGAGCGCAGAGCTGACGCTGGGGGCCGAAGAAGAGCTGCACCTGATCGACCTCGAGACGAAGCGTCTGTCGGCCCGTGCCCCGCACCTCCTCACCCGGCTGCCCGCCGACCGCTACGGGGCGGAGCTGCAGCGCACCACCATCGAGACCAACGTGCCGGTGGTGACCACGCTCGACGACCTGCGGCGCGAGATCCTGACCCTTCGTCGCGACCTGGTCGAGGTGACCTCCGCCGAGGGGCTCGCCATCGGCGCCGTCGGCACGGCCCCGCGCAGCGAGTTCGCCGACTTCGAACTGACCACGACCGGACGCTACGGCCGCATGCACGAGCAGTACCGCCTGCTCGTCGACGAGCAGCTGATCTGCGGCCTGCAGATCCACGTGGGGGTGGCCGACCGCGACCTCGCCGTGCAGATCGCCGGGCGGATCGCCCCCGTGCTGCCGGCCCTGCTCGCCCTGAGTGCCAGCTCTCCCTTCTGGAACGGCCAGGACACCGGCTACGCGAGCATCCGCTCGCTCATCTGGCAGCGGTGGCCGAGCGCCGGGGCGACCGGGCCGATGGCCGACGCCGCCGAGTACGACCGGTTGCTCGCCGACCTGATCGGATCGGGCGTCATCGCCGACAGCGGGATGGCCTACTTCGACGTCCGACCGTCGAGCCACGCGCCCACCCTCGAACTGCGCACCTGTGACGCCTGCCCGCTGGTCGACGACGCGGTGCTGATCGCCGGCCTCTACCGTGCCGCGGTGCGTCGGGCCGAGATCGACGTCGAGGCCGGTCGCCCCGCCGAGCACCGGGCGGCCCCGCTGCACCGCGCCGCGATGTGGCAGGCGGCGCGCAGCGGGCTCGGCGGCGAGCTGCTCGACCTCGAACAGCACCCGTCGCGGCTGCCCGCGGCCGAGGCCGTCCGGCAGCTCGTGACCCGGTTGCGCCCGCAGCTCGAGGAGTTCGGCGACTGGCAGACCGTGACCGATCTCGCCGAGGCCACGCTCGCCCGCGGCAACTCGGCCGACCGGCAGCGCGCCGCCTTCGCCGAGCGAGGACGGCTCGACGACGTGGTCGACCTGGTCGTCCGCGAGACGCACGGCCCCGCCGCCGGGCTCGACGCCCCCGCGCCGACGCTCGTGGGGTACCGGTTCCGCGCCGGCGACGAGGCGATCGGCCCGGGACTGCACCCGCGCCCGGCCTACCGTGACGTCGCCGGGTTCTTCCAGGAGCTCGGCGCGACCGAGGCCCACGCCCGCTCCGTCGCGCGAGACGCCTGGTGCGAGCGGGCCGGTCTCGGATTCGGCGTGGGCGGCGACCACCGGGCGTTCCACTGCGACCTCGTGCCCCGCATCGTCACGCGGCACGAGTGGAGCCGACTCGAGGCCGGTCTGACGCAGCGGGCCCGGGCGATCGAGGCGTTCCTGCGCGACGCCTACGGTGAGCGTCGGGTCGTGGCGGACGGTGTGCTGTCGCACGAGCAGGTCGTCGGGGCGGCGGGCTGGCGGGACGAGGCCACCCGGCTGCCCACCGACGCCGTGCGGGCCGCGGTGCAGGGCTTCGACCTGGTGCGCGACGAGCTGGGTGGGTGGCGGGTGCTCGAGGACAACGTCCGGGCGCCGAGCGGGGCCGCGTTCTCGATCGCGGTGCGACGGCTGCTCGACGAGGTGGTGCCGGACGCTCCGCGGCCGACGGGGCTGCTCGACCCGACGAGCGTGTTCGCGGTGCTGCGGGCGACGCTGCTGGCGCACGCCGCGCCTCCTCGGGGCGGAGGCGACCCGGTCGGCGCGGTTCTCAGCGAGGGCCCGACGAGTCCGGCCTGGTACGAGCACCGCACCCTCGCCGAGGGCGCGGGGCTGCTGCTGCTGCAGGCCGACGACGTCGAGGTGCAGGAGGCGCGGGTCGTCGACCGCAGGACCGGCACCGTCGTCGACGCCCTCTACCTGCGTCTCGACCGCGAGCTCGTCGACGTGCACGCCCCGCACGACCCGTTGCTCGGCGAGCACCTCATGGACGTGGCGGCCGCGGGCGGCGTCGTGCTGGCCAACGCCCCGGGCAACGGGCTCGCCGACGACAAGTCGATGTACTGCGCCGTGCCCGACCTCATCTGGTACTACCTGGGGGAGCGTCCGCTGCTCGAGTCGGTCCCGACCTACCGGACGGGCGACCCGGCCGAGCGGATCGCGGTGCTCGACCGGGTGGGCGAGCTCGTCACGAAGCCGGTCGACGGCGAGGGCGGCCGGGGCGTGCTGATCGGCCCCTCGGGGAGCGCGGCGGTCTTGGCCGAGCGTCGGGCCGACATCGCCCGTGATCCGTCCGGCTGGGTCGCACAGGAGGTCGTGAGGCTGTCGTCGCACCCGACCCTGACCTCGACGGGGCTGCAGCCGCGGCACGTCGACCTGCGCTGCTTCGTCTACCTCACCGGCACGGGGGCGGGCGAGAGCGTGCTGGCCGACCTGGGGCTCACCCGCGTGGCGCCCGAGGGCAGCATGATCGTCAACTCGTCGCAGGGCGGGGGCGCGAAGGACACCTGGATCGTCGGCGGCTGA
- a CDS encoding TetR/AcrR family transcriptional regulator has translation MTDREGAATTPAETDPATPSRPGRKRDHSRDPEILRCTIDVLAETGFEGMTIEMVAARAKAGKATLYRRWASKGELVVDAVACLKQGAVDLDGLPDTGTLRGDLVAMIKPHSIDDAEKKMRVMAGVVTMLSTTPELAEAVDAAIVQPRAEANRLLLRRALERGEIAADTDIEALALVTPSMVSYRVLVLRKPVDRDYLVGLIDGVLLPAAGVRQTARV, from the coding sequence ATGACCGACAGGGAAGGCGCGGCGACGACGCCCGCCGAGACCGACCCCGCGACACCCTCGCGACCGGGTCGAAAGCGCGACCACAGTCGCGACCCCGAGATCCTCCGCTGCACCATCGACGTGCTCGCCGAGACCGGGTTCGAGGGCATGACCATCGAGATGGTCGCCGCCCGCGCCAAGGCCGGCAAGGCCACGCTGTACCGCCGCTGGGCGTCCAAGGGCGAGCTCGTCGTCGACGCGGTGGCCTGCCTGAAGCAGGGCGCCGTCGACCTCGACGGCCTGCCCGACACCGGCACGCTGCGGGGTGACCTCGTGGCCATGATCAAGCCGCACAGCATCGACGACGCCGAGAAGAAGATGCGCGTCATGGCGGGTGTCGTCACGATGCTCTCGACCACGCCCGAGCTCGCCGAGGCCGTCGACGCCGCGATCGTCCAGCCCCGCGCCGAGGCCAATCGGCTGCTGCTGCGCCGGGCCCTCGAGCGAGGCGAGATCGCGGCCGACACCGACATCGAGGCGCTCGCCCTCGTCACCCCGTCGATGGTGTCGTACCGCGTGCTCGTCCTGCGGAAGCCCGTCGACCGCGACTACCTCGTGGGGCTCATCGACGGCGTGTTGCTGCCCGCCGCGGGGGTGCGCCAGACCGCTCGGGTCTGA